A window of Equus przewalskii isolate Varuska chromosome 16, EquPr2, whole genome shotgun sequence contains these coding sequences:
- the FAM216B gene encoding protein FAM216B → MGRKQKRQQKLRNVPRIPRIRVPPSASDTSLLKDLTQGQQRYFYSIMRIYSSRPQWEALQTRYIHSLQHQQLLGYITQQEALACAAVLRESTKRASAKVAPQGTVSRKPSAMIRTWPSALPVSAVRPRVQSTGL, encoded by the exons ATGGGACGAAAAcagaaaagacaacaaaagctTCGAAATGTTCCACGGATTCCTCGCATCCGAgtgcctccctctgcctctgacaCTTCATTGCTGAAG GATCTAACGCAAGGGCAGCAGCGTTACTTTTACAGCATCATGAGGATTTACAGCTCCAGGCCCCAGTGGGAGGCCCTACAGACCCGCTATATTCACAGCCTTCAGCACCAGCAGCTGCTCG GCTACATTACTCAACAGGAGGCCTTGGCTTGTGCCGCTGTACTCAGAGAGTCAACCAAGAGAGCCTCAGCCAAGGTAGCTCCTCAGGGAACCGTCTCCCGGAAGCCTTCGGCCATGATAAGAACCTGGCCATCAGCACTCCCTGTGTCTGCGGTTCGACCCAGGGTGCAAAGCACAGGGCTCTGA